In Vanessa tameamea isolate UH-Manoa-2023 chromosome 19, ilVanTame1 primary haplotype, whole genome shotgun sequence, one genomic interval encodes:
- the LOC113397042 gene encoding 17S U2 SnRNP complex component HTATSF1, which translates to MARPEKPAKTGFIIKLSCETVQKLTEEEQKSKIIKENITEVSDSLSNKQSNDKESNEDVPHITTKPDSSKSKTGVKSEDISETPTNDSLNKTSSEHETSDSKSMEELYGNYAPYITYENDEAIYTDPTTQQRFTWNKDSNSWTPLPGDVPGRTYSYENDTHVYTEADGSKSFWDDEKKAWIPKVDDDFLAFYQMSYGFVDNTSNEETKTDNKKEAQKKLEQGVKRKNDPQWFQQSEEKNTKVYVSNLPPDTTEEDFVNLMQKCGLVERDPSTQKMRVKLYVDKEQNCFKGDALCTYIKIESVDLALKLLDGSDYKGNKIKVEKAHFQLKGEYNPALKPKKKKKKELEKIKKMQQKLFDWRPEKFIGERSKHEKVVIVKNLFHPSDFDNDVQLILDYQQDLREECGKCGDVRKVVIYDRHPEGVAQISMKEPEQADAVIQLINGRWFGKRQITAETWDGRTKFRIAETDAALNQRINKWDKFLEGEEGAKAEKKSDDALITSVNNPPDESTLEASEKEKMDCKSSESDNLTCK; encoded by the coding sequence ATGGCGAGACCTGAAAAGCCCGCTAAGACGGGATTTATTATAAAGCTTTCCTGCGAAACTGTTCAAAAATTGACGGAAGAGGAGCAAAAAAGTaagattattaaagaaaatatcacaGAAGTATCCGACAGCCTTTCTAATAAACAATCAAATGATAAAGAAAGTAACGAAGATGTTCCACATATTACAACAAAACCAGATTCTTCTAAATCCAAAACAGGGGTTAAATCCGAAGATATTTCAGAAACACCCACTAacgattctttaaataaaacgagcaGTGAACATGAAACTTCAGACTCTAAATCAATGGAAGAATTGTATGGTAACTATGCCCCATACATAACCTACGAAAATGATGAGGCAATATATACAGATCCTACAACACAACAAAGATTTACTTGGAACAAGGACTCAAACTCATGGACTCCACTGCCAGGAGATGTTCCAGGAAGAACTTACAGTTATGAAAATGACACTCATGTCTATACTGAAGCAGATGGATCGAAAAGTTTTTGGGATGATGAGAAGAAAGCATGGATACCTAAAGTAGATGATGATTTTCTAGCATTTTATCAAATGTCTTATGGCTTTGTTGACAATACAAGTAACGAAGAAACTAAAACAGATAATAAGAAAGAAGCCCAGAAAAAACTAGAACAAGGCGTTAAAAGGAAAAATGATCCTCAATGGTTTCAACAATCAGAAGAGAAAAACACTAAAGTCTATGTATCTAACTTGCCCCCAGATACAACGGAAGAGGATTTTGTTAATCTAATGCAAAAGTGTGGTCTTGTCGAACGAGACCCAAGCACTCAAAAGATGAGGGTTAAGTTATATGTTGATAAAGAGCAGAATTGTTTTAAAGGAGATGCTCtgtgtacatatattaaaattgaatcggTTGATCTTGCACTCAAACTCCTTGATGGTAGTGACTATAAAGGCAATAAGATTAAAGTGGAAAAAGCACATTTCCAGTTGAAAGGTGAATACAATCCAGCTTTAAAAcccaaaaagaaaaagaaaaaagaattagagaaaataaagaaaatgcaACAAAAGTTATTCGATTGGAGACCCGAGAAGTTTATCGGAGAGAGATCTAAACACGAGAAAGTTGTAATagttaaaaatctatttcatcCCTCTGATTTCGATAACGATGTGCAGCTTATATTAGATTATCAGCAGGACTTAAGGGAAGAATGTGGTAAATGCGGTGATGTTCGAAAGGTAGTTATTTATGACAGACATCCAGAGGGTGTTGCTCAGATATCAATGAAAGAGCCAGAACAGGCAGATGCTGTCATTCAACTTATCAATGGTAGATGGTTTGGTAAACGTCAAATTACAGCTGAAACATGGGATGGTCGAACAAAATTCAGAATAGCTGAAACTGATGCTGCTTTAAATCAAAGAATCAACAAATGGGATAAATTTCTGGAGGGAGAAGAGGGAGCCAAAGCAGAAAAGAAGTCTGACGATGCATTGATAACTTCTGTAAATAATCCCCCAGACGAGAGCACTCTTGAAGCatctgaaaaagaaaaaatggaTTGCAAATCTTCAGAAAGTGATAATTTAACgtgtaaataa
- the LOC113397050 gene encoding uridine diphosphate glucose pyrophosphatase NUDT14-like, giving the protein MEDLKNVYISPLPDSPYVKPFRFNYTQNGKEKTWDLLEVHDSVAIVVFNVSRKVMIFVKQFRPAIYYNCIHPDDRELNVIDTNKYPASLGIALEMCAGIIDKNKSVEHIAQEEVLEECGYDVPLEKLQKITSYRSGVGVQGSLQTFFYCEVTDDMKTQQGGGVDDEIIDVVEKTIPEMEEMVNSPGPIPSPPSCLFALMWFLHYKADKYRK; this is encoded by the exons ATGGAAGATCTAAAGAACGTTTACATTTCGCCGCTTCCAGATTCCCCATACGTAAAACcttttagatttaattacaCGCAAAATGGTAAAGAAAAGACCTGGGATCTGTTGGAGGTTCACGACAGCGTGGCTATAGTAGTTTTCAATGTGTCCAGAAAGGTCATGATATTTGTTAAGCAATTTCGTCCAG caaTTTACTATAACTGCATTCACCCCGACGACAGAGAATTAAATGTTATCGATACTAACAAGTATCCAGCATCTCTGGGTATAGCTTTGGAGATGTGTGCTGGTATCATTGATAAAAACAAGTCTGTTGAACACATTGCTCAAGAAGAGGTCTTAGAGGAGTGTGGATATGATGTACCTCTTGAAAAGTTGCAGAAAATAACTTCATATAG gtcTGGTGTTGGTGTGCAGGGATCACTACAGACATTCTTTTACTGTGAAGTCACTGATGATATGAAGACTCAACAAG GTGGTGGTGTTGATGACGAAATTATAGATGTTGTTGAAAAAACTATTCCCGAAATGGAAGAAATGGTCAATTCACCGGGACCCATTCCGAGTCCACCTAGTTGCCTCTTTGCCTTGATGTGGTTTTTGCATTACAAAGCAGATAAATACCGAAAGTAG